In Gemmatimonadales bacterium, the following are encoded in one genomic region:
- the hemE gene encoding uroporphyrinogen decarboxylase yields MSKLLLETLHGKATPRRPLWIMRQAGRYLPEYRALRERHSFEELSRNAELAAAVTLQPLARFPLDAAIIFADLMSPIPATGLDVRFAPGPVIDRPIRTACDVDAIRIPSGGEIAPEVAAALKTVRSALADDTALLGFAGSPWSLAAYLVQGKSAPGFPALRAMLARDPGLVRALLDRLSTLVVEYITAQVAAGADAIQIFDTWAGVLSLADWRCAVKPHLERILRETAPLGIPRILFVQDASHLVRECAALPAEAIAVDWREDLAALRSDLGPRFVMQGNLDPAILLAGADATRDAASSLLARVPAHGHIVNLGHGILPETPIESVHALVDVVHGEGQQWVT; encoded by the coding sequence GTGAGCAAGCTCCTCCTCGAGACACTGCACGGGAAGGCGACGCCGCGTCGTCCGCTCTGGATCATGCGGCAGGCGGGGCGCTATCTCCCCGAATATCGCGCGCTGCGGGAACGGCATTCGTTCGAGGAACTGTCGCGCAACGCGGAACTTGCGGCTGCGGTGACGCTGCAGCCGCTGGCGCGCTTTCCCCTCGATGCGGCGATCATCTTCGCCGACCTCATGAGCCCGATCCCGGCCACAGGCCTCGATGTCCGCTTTGCGCCGGGCCCCGTGATCGATCGACCAATTCGCACGGCGTGCGACGTCGATGCGATTCGGATCCCGTCCGGCGGCGAAATCGCTCCCGAGGTCGCCGCCGCGCTCAAGACCGTGCGCTCGGCGCTCGCCGACGACACTGCGTTGCTCGGATTTGCAGGATCGCCGTGGTCGCTTGCGGCGTACCTGGTGCAGGGGAAGAGCGCTCCGGGATTTCCGGCGCTGCGCGCGATGCTGGCTCGCGATCCCGGACTGGTGCGGGCGCTCCTCGATCGCCTTTCGACGCTCGTGGTCGAGTACATCACCGCGCAAGTCGCGGCCGGTGCCGATGCGATACAGATCTTCGATACCTGGGCCGGTGTCCTCTCGCTCGCAGACTGGCGGTGTGCCGTCAAGCCGCATCTCGAACGGATCCTGCGCGAGACCGCTCCGCTCGGCATCCCGCGCATTCTCTTCGTGCAGGACGCGTCACACCTGGTGCGCGAGTGCGCGGCCCTCCCCGCCGAGGCGATCGCGGTGGACTGGCGGGAAGATCTTGCCGCGCTCCGGTCGGACCTGGGGCCGCGCTTCGTGATGCAGGGGAATCTCGATCCGGCCATTCTCCTCGCCGGCGCGGACGCGACGCGTGACGCCGCCTCGTCGCTCCTCGCGCGCGTCCCGGCTCACGGCCACATCGTCAACCTCGGCCACGGCATCCTGCCGGAAACGCCGATCGAAAGCGTGCACGCATTGGTCGACGTGGTGCACGGAGAGGGGCAGCAATGGGTGACTTGA
- the hemG gene encoding protoporphyrinogen oxidase, protein MKRLAIIGGGISGLAAAWAARAAPQPSDGLEIIVLEQGSAPGGVAQSIGRDGWLVESGPNGFLSGSPAIERLIDAVGLRDTLLAASAVAARRYIYWHGRMRRVTPSPIGLVRSGLLSPAGAARLLAEVGVPRRENPDDESIEQFVARRFGREAAERLARPMTLGVFAGDTRALSVAAAFPSLAELERSHRSVIRGFFARQGTPRGALTSFAGGIGALAQALAARGAFTVRCGARVTRVTSAGVRWRIDLDGGNAVDADALAIAAGPRPASDLFRSINTIVADNLAAIATPPVSVVALGYDPRAASRVPAGFGVLMARDAGFRMLGNLWESQIFPDRAPAGHVLIRALYGGSVDPEAALLGRGELAALARSEISRLYGIVEEPVFEELVQWSDAIPQYAVGHGERVDRIEGAMASIPGCALAGTALNGVSFPAAAAAGIAAGERAAAWLVRQTGTAVPFQ, encoded by the coding sequence GTGAAGCGGCTCGCGATCATCGGCGGCGGCATCTCGGGACTCGCGGCCGCGTGGGCGGCACGCGCGGCACCGCAACCGTCCGACGGTCTCGAGATCATCGTGCTGGAGCAGGGCAGCGCACCAGGTGGCGTGGCGCAGTCGATCGGGCGCGACGGCTGGCTGGTCGAAAGTGGTCCGAACGGATTCCTGAGCGGATCGCCGGCGATCGAGCGGCTGATCGACGCGGTGGGGCTGCGCGACACGTTGCTCGCGGCCTCTGCCGTCGCAGCACGGCGCTACATCTACTGGCACGGACGGATGCGGCGGGTCACACCGAGTCCAATCGGGCTGGTACGGTCAGGATTGCTCAGTCCCGCTGGCGCGGCACGGCTGCTCGCGGAAGTCGGAGTCCCCCGGCGCGAGAATCCGGACGACGAATCAATCGAACAGTTTGTGGCGCGACGATTTGGGCGGGAGGCCGCGGAGCGGCTGGCCCGACCGATGACGCTCGGTGTCTTTGCCGGCGACACCCGCGCCCTGTCGGTTGCTGCAGCGTTTCCGTCGCTTGCCGAGCTCGAGCGCAGTCACAGGAGCGTGATTCGCGGATTCTTCGCGCGACAGGGGACGCCGCGCGGAGCGCTGACGTCGTTCGCCGGCGGGATCGGCGCGCTGGCACAGGCGCTGGCGGCGCGCGGTGCGTTCACGGTCCGGTGCGGCGCGCGGGTTACCAGGGTGACATCGGCAGGCGTCAGGTGGCGGATCGACCTGGACGGTGGCAATGCGGTTGACGCTGATGCATTGGCGATCGCCGCCGGTCCACGCCCGGCGTCTGATTTGTTTCGATCGATCAATACAATCGTCGCCGACAACCTCGCCGCGATCGCGACACCGCCGGTGAGCGTCGTGGCGCTGGGCTACGACCCGCGGGCCGCATCAAGGGTGCCGGCCGGCTTCGGGGTTCTCATGGCACGTGACGCTGGATTCCGGATGCTGGGCAACCTCTGGGAGAGTCAGATCTTCCCGGATCGGGCGCCGGCCGGTCACGTCCTGATTCGCGCGCTCTATGGAGGTAGTGTCGATCCGGAAGCGGCACTGCTGGGGCGGGGCGAGCTTGCGGCGCTTGCCCGAAGCGAGATCAGCAGATTGTACGGCATCGTCGAAGAACCAGTCTTCGAGGAGCTGGTACAATGGTCGGACGCGATTCCGCAGTATGCAGTCGGTCACGGCGAGCGGGTCGATCGGATCGAGGGAGCGATGGCTTCCATTCCGGGATGCGCCCTGGCCGGGACGGCGCTCAATGGGGTGTCGTTCCCTGCAGCGGCCGCGGCGGGGATCGCGGCTGGTGAACGGGCCGCCGCGTGGCTGGTGAGGCAAACCGGGACCGCCGTACCGTTCCAGTGA
- the hemN gene encoding oxygen-independent coproporphyrinogen III oxidase: MGDLNRAAEGVRPVERSVTADLLARYDRPGPRYTSYPTAVEFHDGITAAEYADRLARANALGDAPLSLYVHLPFCEERCLFCGCHVIVTKQREATKPYLQLLKREIDLVAAHLPDRRSFAQLHLGGGTPTYYSPDEMSGFLRHLLTQFHPLPGAELALEVDPRVTTAAHIDALADLGFNRVSLGVQDLTPVVQEAINRIQSLEQTAAIIDHARRRGFRGINVDLIYGLPLQTPESFERTVDAIIDLGVDRAAVYSFAFVPWVRGHQKKIETDQLPAPDVKLSLFAIAREKFLAAGYEAIGMDHFARPDDDLARARREGKLRRNFQGYAVIPGDDVIGFGISAIGDVRGAYVQNEKKLSVYGDRVTAGELPIARGVGRSDDDEIRRDVIHELMCNFRIDCAEVERRHGIDFARYFAEDLALLAEHEREGMVRITPAMIEATPIGELFVRNLAMCFDRYQRTAHAAESAPLFSRTV, translated from the coding sequence ATGGGTGACTTGAACCGCGCCGCTGAAGGCGTACGGCCAGTCGAACGGAGCGTCACCGCCGATCTTCTCGCGCGGTATGATCGTCCCGGCCCGAGGTACACGAGCTACCCGACTGCCGTCGAATTCCACGACGGCATCACCGCGGCCGAGTACGCCGATCGCCTGGCGCGCGCCAACGCGCTCGGCGACGCACCGCTCTCGCTCTACGTGCACCTGCCGTTCTGCGAGGAACGCTGCCTCTTCTGTGGCTGCCACGTCATCGTGACGAAGCAGCGAGAAGCCACCAAGCCGTATCTCCAATTGCTGAAGCGCGAAATCGACCTCGTCGCGGCCCATCTGCCGGACCGTCGCTCCTTCGCACAGCTCCACCTCGGCGGTGGCACGCCGACGTACTACTCACCCGATGAGATGTCCGGGTTCCTGCGGCATCTCCTCACGCAATTCCATCCGCTCCCCGGGGCGGAGCTGGCGCTCGAGGTCGATCCTCGCGTCACGACGGCGGCCCACATCGACGCGCTCGCCGATCTCGGCTTCAATCGCGTGTCGCTCGGCGTCCAGGACCTCACGCCGGTGGTGCAGGAGGCGATCAATCGCATTCAGTCGCTGGAGCAGACGGCGGCGATCATCGACCACGCGCGACGCCGCGGTTTCCGCGGGATCAACGTCGACCTGATCTATGGACTGCCGCTGCAGACGCCGGAGAGTTTCGAGCGCACCGTCGACGCCATCATCGATCTCGGCGTCGACCGGGCGGCGGTGTATTCGTTCGCATTCGTGCCGTGGGTACGTGGTCACCAGAAGAAGATCGAAACGGATCAGCTCCCTGCGCCCGACGTGAAATTGTCGCTCTTCGCGATTGCCCGGGAAAAGTTCCTCGCCGCGGGGTACGAGGCGATCGGGATGGACCACTTCGCGCGCCCCGACGACGACCTCGCCCGCGCCAGGCGTGAGGGAAAGCTCCGTCGCAACTTCCAGGGCTACGCGGTGATCCCCGGCGACGATGTGATCGGATTCGGGATTTCCGCGATCGGCGATGTGCGTGGGGCGTACGTCCAGAACGAAAAGAAGCTGTCGGTCTACGGTGATCGCGTGACAGCCGGCGAGTTGCCGATTGCGCGCGGCGTGGGCCGGAGCGACGACGACGAGATTCGCCGCGACGTGATCCATGAACTGATGTGCAACTTCAGGATCGACTGCGCCGAAGTCGAGCGGCGGCACGGAATCGACTTCGCGCGCTACTTCGCGGAGGATCTTGCGCTCCTGGCCGAGCACGAACGCGAGGGAATGGTGCGAATCACCCCTGCGATGATCGAGGCAACGCCGATCGGCGAACTCTTCGTCCGGAATCTCGCGATGTGCTTCGACCGGTATCAGCGCACCGCGCACGCCGCCGAGAGTGCGCCGCTCTTTTCCCGTACCGTCTAG
- a CDS encoding Type 1 glutamine amidotransferase-like domain-containing protein gives MSRSLSSLALVPLLLPATGLAQRPPKVGPAHGTVIVVGGGAMGPEVYQAFIAAAGGPDALIVDVPTADGGATYAQDYSGARAWRTAGAHNVVVLHTTDRKIADSDSFPAILAKAGGVWFDGGRQFHLVDAYAGTKTEQAFHDLLARGGVAGGSSAGATILGDFLVRGAPSNDNMIMDDPRYEKGFAFLRGVAIDQHVVARSRLADLADSIMPRHPELVGMSEDEGTAWVVRGDTAQIIGRNKAFVYGGIATDAGKPFLTLHPGDRYNLGSRTVIRRAIDGSPLKESFVDGLFAKYVDGKLGGATVLVARGGEVLVNKSYGVPDQPKYLPTTTEPLFPIGEIGTAFSALCAQFPSVPAGRGNGAGSAAADSTGQARGGRGGRPVSPLENCVTRRISTPIGMHRTAAGAGDSIRSDVDELYRLSLGLEHPTTFSRDSTHPLDYTAGWVASKCGETTCYGAYGTASGKRAAFVRVPDRQVSVIVLTNDDAVDAKAIAGRIIERLLSN, from the coding sequence ATGTCACGGTCGCTGTCGAGTCTCGCGCTCGTTCCGCTGCTCCTCCCCGCAACGGGACTCGCCCAGCGACCACCGAAAGTCGGGCCGGCGCATGGCACGGTGATCGTGGTCGGTGGCGGCGCCATGGGCCCCGAGGTCTACCAGGCGTTCATCGCGGCCGCTGGCGGCCCTGATGCCCTGATCGTCGACGTTCCCACCGCCGATGGCGGTGCCACATATGCGCAGGACTATTCCGGAGCGCGCGCGTGGCGCACCGCGGGCGCGCACAACGTCGTCGTGCTTCACACCACCGATCGCAAGATCGCCGACTCCGACTCGTTCCCCGCGATTCTGGCGAAGGCGGGAGGCGTCTGGTTCGACGGCGGACGGCAGTTTCATCTGGTCGATGCCTACGCCGGAACGAAGACCGAACAGGCCTTCCATGACCTCCTCGCACGCGGCGGAGTTGCCGGCGGTTCGTCCGCCGGTGCCACGATTCTCGGCGACTTCCTGGTGCGCGGTGCACCGTCGAACGACAACATGATCATGGACGATCCGCGCTACGAGAAGGGATTTGCCTTCCTCCGCGGTGTGGCGATCGACCAGCACGTTGTCGCCCGCTCGCGTCTCGCCGATCTCGCCGACTCGATCATGCCCAGGCATCCCGAGCTCGTCGGCATGTCGGAGGATGAGGGAACGGCGTGGGTCGTGCGCGGCGACACGGCGCAGATCATCGGACGAAACAAGGCGTTCGTATACGGTGGTATCGCGACTGACGCAGGGAAGCCCTTCCTTACCCTGCATCCGGGCGATCGCTACAATCTTGGCTCGCGCACCGTAATCCGCCGGGCGATCGACGGATCGCCGCTGAAGGAATCGTTCGTTGATGGGCTCTTCGCCAAATACGTCGATGGCAAACTGGGCGGAGCCACGGTGCTGGTGGCGCGCGGTGGCGAGGTACTGGTCAACAAGTCGTACGGCGTGCCCGATCAGCCGAAGTACCTCCCCACCACCACCGAACCGCTCTTTCCGATCGGCGAAATCGGCACTGCGTTCAGCGCACTTTGCGCACAATTTCCCTCGGTTCCCGCGGGGCGAGGGAACGGCGCCGGCAGCGCGGCGGCGGATTCGACCGGTCAGGCGCGGGGAGGCCGCGGCGGGCGGCCGGTGTCGCCGCTGGAGAATTGCGTGACCCGCAGAATTTCGACGCCGATCGGGATGCACCGCACGGCCGCCGGTGCCGGCGACAGCATCCGCTCCGATGTCGACGAACTCTATCGCTTGTCACTCGGGCTCGAGCATCCGACCACCTTCTCTCGCGACTCGACGCACCCGCTCGACTACACCGCGGGGTGGGTGGCCTCGAAATGCGGCGAGACGACATGCTACGGCGCGTACGGCACGGCGTCGGGAAAGCGCGCGGCGTTCGTCCGGGTCCCCGATCGGCAGGTGAGCGTGATCGTTCTCACCAACGACGATGCGGTCGACGCGAAAGCGATCGCCGGCCGCATCATCGAACGGTTGTTGTCGAACTAG